The Microbacterium amylolyticum genome includes the window TACATCGGCTTGGCGAACGAGTCGGCGGAGCCGGAGCGGTCGCGCTTTCTTAAAGCTGAGCGAGCGGTGTCTCGCGAGGTGGATGCGGTTGATAGCTATGACCGGGCGGCGGTCGAGTCATTGACCGCGGAGTTCCGCGGCCGCACCAGTGAGCTGCGGTCGATCTAGTGGCGAGGCGTAGCAACCTGGACCAGGCTGAGCTTCGGGCGCTGTTTGAAGCCCAGGTGCGGCCGAGTCTGGATGCCGCATCGTCGCCGACGCGTGAGCGTCCGCTCTTCGTGATCATTGGGGCGCAACCTGGTGCCGGCAAATCTCGATCGATCGAAGCGGTGCGGCGCGAGCATCCGGATGTGGTGCCCGTGATTGGGGATGATCTGCGTCCATATCATCCGGATTTTCGGGCGCTGATGCGCTCGAATCCGCTGGCGATGCCGGCAGTCACTCAGCAGGCTTCCGGGGCGTGGGTCGGGATGTCAGCTGCGCATTTGCGCGAGCAGCGTCAGAGTGTGTTGCTCGAGACGACGATGCGGCAGCCGTCAGTGGTCGTCGCGACCGTGCGCGAGTTTCGTGCGGCAGGGTACGACGTGGAGGTGCGCGGCCTTGCCGTGCCGGCTGAGGTGTCGAGACTCGCGACGGTAACGCGATGTTTGACGGACGCGAAGGAGCGGGGGCGCTGGGCTCCCTCGACGTTTCACGACGCTGCGTATGAGGCCATGCCGGGCACTCTAGAGGCCGTGATCGCCAGCGGAAATGTCGATCGTGCCGTTGTGCAGAAGCGTTCCGGTCAGGTGTTGTTGGACCGGCGTGTGACACCGGAGGCTGCCGAACGGTTGGGAGCAGAAGCACGTTCGGCCGTGGAGGACGGGCGAGACGTTGCTACGTTGACGCGGGAGGACGGGCGCGCATGGGTGCACGAGTATGTTCGCGCGTCGACCATTATGGCGTCCGGTCAGCAGCCTGAAGATCCAGGGATGCTGCGCACGATGATTGCTCTTGCGAACGGTCCTGCTCGCGCCTTGATTCGAGCGACGCACGAACAAGGCACCGAGGAACAGGCTGCCGCGCTCGAGCATGTTCTGGCCGGGGCCGCACGGTTGACGCCGCCCTCACAACACGGACGTCGTGCTGCAAACCCCGATACGGGCCCCGTCACGGGACAGACTCCTGATGGCCCGTCTGCGGGCCCGGTGCTTCGATAGTTACCGGTAAATGGCGCTACAGGTTCGGGCCAGCAAGACCCGTCCGCGATGAGCCGGGTGTGACGGGTCCGGTGTTCGGATCAGCTGGCCGACGCCGGATTCCAGAGGTGTCACGGTCACCGGCGGCATGATCCGAGCGGGTCACCGTTGCTGCGTCGGTCACGCTGACGAGGGGGCGTGGGTCAATCAATCCAGGTTCGTTCTCCGCGAGGCGTACTTTTCGCGGATGCGGCGTACAGCTCCTCCGCGCTCACGCGGGAGAAATCGACCTTGAACGGTGTTTGCTCAGCGATCTGGGTCACGAATGCCCGTATTGTCCGGCCGTTCCCGTCGCGGAAGGGGTGCGCCTGGTTGAGGTAGGCGAAAACGGTTGCCGCGCTCGTGATGAAGCGCCTCCGGTCGAGATCCTTCCAAGGGGTGTCCCGTGTGAATTCTTGGACCTCGCGACACGCTGTTCGATCTCACCGTTGCGCGGTTTCGCGAATTCGGTCTCTCGATCAGCCTGCATTCGAGCCGTGCGCAGCTCTACTGGCCCAGTCGTAGACGTCTTGGAAGAGGTAGCGGTGGATTGCCCGCAAATGATCGAGGCCGTACGTACGCTCATTGTTCGCAGTGCCGTCAGCGAGATCCATGAGGCGATCGGCCGTTGCCGCTCGGACTCTCGCCTCTAATCGGTCAGGGTCGCGTTCGCCGAACTTGTTTCGGAGCGTCCCCTGATGAGTCTCGGGATCAATCGTCTCGGGATCAATCGTCTCGGGGTAGAAATACGACTCCCATGCTTCCCAGCCGGTCGCCATCGGTCGCTAAGCGCGCGAGCGAATGCGCTGCGTGTACTCGTCGCGGGTGATCGCACCGCTTTTGAGCTCGAGGAGATCTACAACGTCAGCGCGGTTGGGTTCCCAGCCGGAAAGGTACTGGGAGGCGAAGGTCTGCCGAAACAAGTCCTGGCGGTCTTCGTCGAGATCGACGAAGAGATCCGGCCATAGCGCCACCACATCACATCCGGCCATAACGACCACCTCCTGTGAAGCAGTCAACCACGTGAACCACGTTCCTCCGCGTCAGGACAGGCCCAGCACCGGAGTCTCGGTGTAACGCCAGTGGCTCCCACTCAAAGGTGGGAGCCACTGGCGAAGATGCCGATCGGAGTGGTGTTTTCTATCGTCCGCTCCCCCATGTTTGACGAACTGCGTCTTCGACGATCTGCCGTTTGGTGAGGCCCTCCCGGAAGTGAATTTCGTCGATGAGGTTGGCGATTTCTTCGCTCAGACGTGTACCGAACTGCACTGTTACGTCGCGTCGACGAGGAGGTGCGCCCTTCGCCATCCCACCAGCGGCATCCTTATGAGGTGTCTTGTCGGCCTCCCTCAATGATGGTGCGCTCGGGGTGAATCGGCAGAGGAGGCGGGTGAACGCGTTGTGCGCGGCGTGCAGCGCGGTGACATGTTTCTGCTCACCCACCCCGAGTTCGCCGAGGGCGTGCGCGATCGTCACCGTGCGATCGAAAACGGGTTCCCCGACGAGGAGATCGACGAACGCCGGGCGAGCGCGATCCCCTTCCTCACCGATTCCTCCGTGTACCGCGCAGAGCGAGAAAAAGCGGCGCCGCAGTCGTTCTGACGAGCCGCGGGCGATTCGCCATAAAACTCGCCCATACGTTTATCACTCCACGCACGACAAGGGGCGGTGACAACCGTCACCGCCCCTTGCTACCGCTTACCGCTTAAGCGCGCTGCGCCCGGTTCCGCACAACCAGGAATGCCGCACCCGCCATCAGGAGCAACGCACCGAGTGCGCCACCCATCAGGATGCCGTTTCCGTCATATCCGGTTGGGGCGAGGTCATCGTCCTCGACCACGAGAAGGCCCGCATCGATCGTCAGGTCGACAGGGTTCTCCGGCGTCACTTCGAACACTGCCGTCACGCCAACCCGCGGGTTCTGCGTGGTAGGAACGGCGTTCGAGTCGACCGTATCGTCATTGCCATACTCCGGCTCGGTGAACTCGTATCCCTCGGGGCTCGTGAAGCGCACCTGGTACTGCGTGCACTCGACGTCCTCGAAGAGATAGTGACCGGAAGCATCCGTCACCGTGGAGGCGACGACGTTTCCGTCCATGTCGAGAAGTTCGACGAGCACATCCGCAACACCGGGTTCACCGTTGTCCTGGATGGCGTTGCCGTTCTCGTCCAGCCAGACGAAGT containing:
- a CDS encoding zeta toxin family protein yields the protein MARRSNLDQAELRALFEAQVRPSLDAASSPTRERPLFVIIGAQPGAGKSRSIEAVRREHPDVVPVIGDDLRPYHPDFRALMRSNPLAMPAVTQQASGAWVGMSAAHLREQRQSVLLETTMRQPSVVVATVREFRAAGYDVEVRGLAVPAEVSRLATVTRCLTDAKERGRWAPSTFHDAAYEAMPGTLEAVIASGNVDRAVVQKRSGQVLLDRRVTPEAAERLGAEARSAVEDGRDVATLTREDGRAWVHEYVRASTIMASGQQPEDPGMLRTMIALANGPARALIRATHEQGTEEQAAALEHVLAGAARLTPPSQHGRRAANPDTGPVTGQTPDGPSAGPVLR
- a CDS encoding antitoxin VbhA family protein, with amino-acid sequence MAGCDVVALWPDLFVDLDEDRQDLFRQTFASQYLSGWEPNRADVVDLLELKSGAITRDEYTQRIRSRA